In Sulfuracidifex metallicus DSM 6482 = JCM 9184, a single window of DNA contains:
- a CDS encoding sugar isomerase yields the protein MYIEEIERELNQEFRVETDIRLSQAYVIGAGDSFASSITIEGETGGRFRAIDPYDGFSFDLKGKPTIFVSVSGKPFYNIRLAKKLKGSSETYAITANPSSQLAESVDHVIKIPYKSKKPLPGTLSFLMTTYVLFKIAGIEPNVEERQDTYTLGNNPFFVGSNGNYGISVFAYLKMSEIFGIQSNAERTEQFCHSPVFSTKGRQIVILGNSEREKKLAKFIDFTDVKFTGIRDPISNAIIFLKSLLSKMKRDNWDKIFFLDCRKILNVSSNMIYYDSGS from the coding sequence TTGTACATCGAGGAAATAGAGCGAGAGTTGAACCAAGAATTCAGAGTGGAAACTGACATTAGGCTCAGCCAAGCTTATGTGATAGGTGCGGGGGACTCATTCGCCTCATCTATCACTATTGAAGGAGAAACTGGAGGGAGATTTAGGGCTATTGATCCTTACGACGGTTTCTCTTTCGACCTTAAGGGAAAACCAACTATATTTGTCTCGGTTTCAGGAAAACCATTTTATAACATTAGATTAGCCAAAAAGCTCAAGGGATCAAGTGAAACTTACGCTATAACAGCGAATCCCTCTTCTCAATTGGCTGAATCTGTAGATCACGTGATAAAAATTCCTTACAAGTCAAAAAAACCTCTACCCGGCACACTATCCTTTTTGATGACCACTTACGTCCTCTTTAAAATTGCGGGGATAGAACCAAATGTAGAAGAGAGACAAGATACCTACACGTTGGGAAATAATCCATTCTTTGTGGGCTCTAATGGAAATTACGGCATTAGCGTTTTCGCTTACCTTAAAATGAGCGAAATATTTGGAATTCAATCTAACGCTGAGAGAACCGAGCAGTTCTGTCATTCCCCAGTATTCTCAACTAAAGGAAGACAGATAGTAATCTTAGGCAATTCAGAAAGAGAGAAGAAGTTAGCCAAGTTTATAGACTTCACGGATGTGAAGTTTACTGGAATAAGGGATCCGATCTCTAATGCAATCATTTTCCTGAAATCTCTATTGTCAAAAATGAAGAGAGATAACTGGGACAAAATATTCTTTTTAGACTGCAGAAAAATATTAAACGTTAGCTCTAATATGATCTATTATGACTCAGGTTCCTGA
- a CDS encoding amidohydrolase family protein, whose translation MQILLKSGVTIGSDKPMKNANVGIEDGVIKGVSTKEIEGFDYPDLEVGGKNRLVTPAMLVMNSYLYLYPFRYKVFMGKLNPQKILDVMSSNDAYYFAMAGAYHLLKRGVGTVVFSGPHLDLTARAVSEVGIRPVLAVTVDNDANWEKEFSTLYNRWSSGDENRVILRVANQDQLKNVLDVSRTYKIPVLVERDVDLSEADLNGAHVIGLGGGSRKDLKKLSLQGGLAWTPSFEVSNFPLSKYKPSLALDLTPSFDPLFELKLAVTRLLLVPEEAFNSATSWGYSQLGRDKYGKIEAGYIGDVVVFELDEPPAFPLDQTSPYESLIFSIAYPETVIVNGDAVLDGGAPINIGLKEIERIRDKVDEFETEIRNLEKN comes from the coding sequence ATGCAGATTCTGCTGAAATCCGGAGTCACAATAGGTTCAGATAAGCCCATGAAGAATGCCAATGTGGGCATAGAGGACGGCGTTATTAAGGGAGTTTCCACAAAGGAAATCGAGGGTTTCGATTATCCCGATCTTGAAGTAGGGGGTAAAAATAGGTTAGTAACTCCAGCGATGCTGGTTATGAATTCTTATCTTTATTTATATCCTTTCAGATATAAGGTATTTATGGGGAAATTAAATCCTCAAAAGATTCTAGACGTTATGTCGTCTAATGATGCGTATTACTTTGCAATGGCTGGAGCTTACCATCTATTAAAGAGGGGAGTGGGAACTGTTGTGTTCAGTGGACCTCACTTGGATCTAACTGCGAGGGCCGTTTCAGAGGTTGGCATTCGTCCAGTTTTGGCGGTAACTGTAGATAATGATGCCAACTGGGAGAAGGAGTTTTCAACCTTATATAATAGGTGGAGCTCGGGAGACGAAAATAGGGTAATTCTAAGGGTAGCGAACCAGGATCAATTAAAGAACGTGTTAGATGTCTCGAGGACGTATAAAATTCCCGTTCTGGTTGAGAGAGATGTGGATTTGTCTGAAGCCGATTTGAATGGTGCTCACGTAATAGGTTTAGGGGGTGGATCAAGGAAAGACCTGAAGAAGTTATCTTTGCAAGGAGGACTAGCTTGGACTCCTTCCTTCGAGGTATCTAACTTTCCTTTGAGTAAGTATAAGCCAAGTCTAGCCTTAGACCTTACGCCATCCTTCGATCCACTTTTCGAATTAAAGCTAGCAGTAACAAGATTACTCTTGGTCCCTGAGGAAGCCTTCAATTCGGCTACATCATGGGGATATTCCCAATTAGGTCGCGATAAGTACGGTAAGATAGAAGCAGGTTACATAGGCGACGTTGTGGTTTTCGAGCTCGACGAACCTCCAGCTTTCCCATTAGATCAGACATCGCCTTACGAAAGCCTAATATTTTCTATTGCATATCCAGAGACTGTAATAGTCAATGGTGACGCCGTACTTGACGGTGGAGCTCCTATAAACATTGGGCTCAAGGAAATAGAGAGGATAAGGGATAAGGTAGATGAGTTCGAGACAGAGATTAGAAATTTGGAAAAGAATTGA
- a CDS encoding class I SAM-dependent methyltransferase family protein — MSSRQRLEIWKRIETIGDIAVIGIPFDVSPQDLVPFAEQIMKDNPHVKSVWGRLRGTEGDYRLSHYVHLLGDKRSETIYRENGASFFLDFTKVFFSQTLSYEHNRIPSMVRKGEVVINMFSGYGPFSILSLLKGAGKVYSIDLNPFAYYYTLVNLELNKAYGVIPILGDAFKKIYRLEEADRIICPLPERDEEAFEVAKQKVKGKGNSFIHLFARIQVKKGEDPRKVAMQKFKGEFARIVRSVKPGLYHVVVDIRV; from the coding sequence ATGAGTTCGAGACAGAGATTAGAAATTTGGAAAAGAATTGAAACAATAGGCGACATAGCAGTAATAGGAATTCCATTTGATGTTAGCCCTCAAGATCTAGTTCCATTTGCAGAGCAGATAATGAAGGACAACCCTCATGTCAAGTCGGTGTGGGGTAGGCTTAGAGGAACCGAAGGCGACTATAGACTATCCCATTACGTTCATTTGTTAGGCGATAAAAGGAGTGAAACCATATATAGGGAGAACGGTGCTTCGTTCTTCCTAGATTTCACCAAGGTATTCTTCTCTCAAACCTTATCCTATGAACATAATAGAATCCCTAGTATGGTAAGGAAGGGAGAAGTTGTGATCAACATGTTCTCAGGTTACGGTCCATTTTCTATTCTGTCTTTGCTTAAAGGTGCTGGGAAAGTGTACTCTATAGATCTAAATCCCTTTGCTTACTATTACACGCTAGTCAATTTAGAGCTAAACAAGGCTTACGGCGTTATACCTATATTAGGTGATGCCTTTAAGAAAATTTATCGACTGGAGGAAGCTGACAGGATTATATGTCCTCTGCCAGAGAGAGATGAGGAAGCATTTGAGGTGGCAAAACAGAAGGTAAAAGGTAAAGGGAACTCATTCATTCATTTATTTGCTCGAATACAAGTTAAGAAGGGAGAAGACCCACGGAAGGTAGCCATGCAGAAGTTCAAGGGCGAGTTCGCCCGCATAGTAAGGAGTGTTAAACCTGGATTGTATCACGTAGTCGTAGATATAAGGGTGTAA
- a CDS encoding HD domain-containing protein, which translates to MKLVRDPVHGYIELDERVLKLVSDPFFQRLRHVTQTGLAYMVYPGMTHKRFEHSLGTMYLAKEFSSFIKRNSEVDFLTTEMISLISIAGLLHDIGHMPFSHTFENVLATLRQVYGEEVIEQGKKTHVIMGEKIISEELSSVLEKEFSFVGVDPVKFIINVISGKYNTEEEKLASLLISSFIDSDRSDYLLRDSYFAGVDYGRFDIERLKRVMLYVDGNLAILKKATPIVEEFLLARMYMYENVYFHSVVGMYNAIATHGIAKLIRESIIEVPLRPKELLKLNEFNIMSELQKHGDEFYIGLMERKGFRRIKQDITKECINADEIRDEAMKESFETNGLIMYHDFFDVPYMEDLGEAIYIYDGKEIERFSSVSTMVRSMKELKKAIVAYHVKVKDRIDKLERMIKECK; encoded by the coding sequence ATGAAACTTGTAAGGGATCCAGTTCATGGCTACATAGAGTTAGATGAAAGGGTTCTCAAGCTAGTCTCAGATCCTTTCTTTCAAAGGCTGCGTCATGTAACACAAACAGGTCTAGCTTACATGGTATACCCTGGAATGACACACAAGAGATTTGAACATAGCCTTGGTACAATGTATTTGGCTAAAGAATTCAGCTCTTTTATCAAGAGGAATTCTGAAGTTGATTTCCTCACTACAGAGATGATTTCCCTTATTTCTATAGCGGGGCTCTTACATGACATCGGCCATATGCCCTTTTCTCATACATTTGAGAACGTTTTAGCTACTTTAAGACAAGTCTACGGTGAGGAAGTTATTGAACAAGGTAAAAAGACTCATGTAATAATGGGAGAAAAAATAATCTCTGAGGAATTGTCCTCGGTTCTAGAGAAGGAGTTCTCATTTGTGGGTGTGGATCCAGTTAAGTTCATAATTAACGTGATATCTGGAAAGTATAACACTGAGGAAGAGAAACTGGCTTCTCTGCTCATTTCTAGCTTCATAGACTCGGATAGATCCGATTATTTATTAAGGGATTCATACTTCGCTGGGGTAGATTACGGTAGGTTTGATATTGAAAGGCTAAAGAGGGTAATGTTATATGTTGATGGAAATCTTGCTATCCTCAAAAAAGCTACTCCAATTGTTGAGGAATTCCTGTTGGCTAGGATGTACATGTATGAAAACGTTTATTTTCATAGCGTTGTTGGTATGTATAACGCAATAGCTACACATGGCATAGCAAAGCTGATAAGGGAAAGCATAATCGAAGTGCCTTTGCGGCCTAAAGAACTTCTTAAGTTAAACGAGTTCAACATCATGTCCGAATTACAGAAGCACGGCGACGAGTTCTATATTGGTTTAATGGAGAGAAAGGGATTTAGAAGGATCAAACAAGACATAACCAAAGAGTGCATCAATGCCGACGAAATCAGGGATGAGGCAATGAAGGAGAGCTTTGAGACAAACGGCCTTATTATGTACCACGATTTCTTTGACGTACCTTACATGGAGGACCTAGGAGAGGCAATTTACATATATGACGGGAAAGAGATTGAAAGGTTCTCTTCAGTTTCTACCATGGTGAGAAGCATGAAGGAATTGAAGAAAGCTATTGTAGCATATCACGTGAAGGTAAAGGACAGAATTGATAAACTGGAGAGAATGATCAAGGAATGCAAATGA
- a CDS encoding purine-nucleoside phosphorylase, with the protein MNPVHILAKKGEVAERVLMAGDPGRVRFLSNFLEEPKLVNENRGYLLYTGKYKGIEVSVATHGIGGPSIAIVLEELIMLGGKKFIRYGTAGGLVDNVKIGDYVIVTGASYNQGGLFYQYMRDNASVAAAPDFEITRELVNAFSSQGLPYHVGNVFSSDAFYAEDENFVSRWASKGNIAVEMECATLFFLSKMKSVRSGAVTVVSDTLTGGTKWITKEELEERVSKGAKAILDVLIKV; encoded by the coding sequence GTGAATCCAGTACACATATTGGCAAAGAAGGGAGAAGTAGCTGAGAGGGTTTTGATGGCGGGCGACCCAGGAAGGGTCAGGTTCCTGTCAAATTTTTTAGAAGAACCTAAGCTGGTAAACGAGAATAGAGGATACCTCCTTTACACTGGAAAGTACAAGGGAATTGAAGTATCCGTTGCTACACATGGAATAGGAGGTCCTTCTATAGCGATAGTTCTAGAGGAACTGATAATGCTGGGCGGTAAAAAATTCATAAGATACGGTACAGCTGGAGGATTAGTAGATAACGTAAAGATAGGTGATTACGTAATTGTAACAGGCGCGTCTTACAATCAAGGAGGACTTTTCTATCAGTATATGAGGGATAACGCTTCTGTTGCAGCTGCTCCTGACTTTGAGATAACGAGAGAATTGGTTAACGCATTCTCCTCACAGGGACTTCCTTACCACGTAGGAAACGTGTTCAGCAGTGATGCCTTTTACGCTGAGGATGAAAACTTCGTCTCAAGATGGGCTTCAAAAGGTAACATTGCAGTGGAGATGGAATGCGCAACTTTATTCTTCCTTTCAAAGATGAAAAGTGTGAGAAGTGGAGCAGTAACGGTCGTAAGTGATACCTTGACTGGGGGAACTAAATGGATAACTAAGGAAGAACTGGAGGAAAGGGTCTCCAAAGGCGCTAAGGCAATTCTAGATGTATTGATTAAGGTATAG
- a CDS encoding methylated-DNA--[protein]-cysteine S-methyltransferase, giving the protein MIYGFYKSPLGGITVAKDDKGFVMLDFCECYERSLLENEEFSDFFYKLDLYFEGRKVDLREPVSIRGNHFRLSVFKEVMKIPWGHVMTYGEVAKRLDTSPRAVGASLSKNNILLIIPCHRVISESGIGGYSRGIEIKRKLLELEGIEVSSDGRSMKVNKSNSRDEGN; this is encoded by the coding sequence ATGATTTACGGTTTTTACAAGAGCCCCCTAGGTGGAATAACCGTAGCTAAGGACGATAAAGGATTTGTAATGCTTGACTTTTGCGAATGTTATGAGAGAAGTTTATTAGAGAATGAAGAATTCTCAGATTTTTTCTATAAGTTGGACTTATATTTTGAGGGTCGTAAGGTTGACCTACGTGAACCCGTGAGTATCAGAGGTAACCACTTCAGGTTAAGCGTGTTTAAGGAAGTCATGAAGATACCTTGGGGTCATGTTATGACTTACGGAGAAGTTGCCAAACGTCTGGACACATCCCCAAGAGCCGTTGGGGCGTCGCTCTCAAAGAACAACATTCTATTAATTATTCCTTGTCATAGAGTTATATCTGAGTCAGGAATAGGAGGTTACTCTAGGGGAATTGAAATAAAGAGGAAACTTCTGGAGCTGGAGGGAATTGAAGTCTCCTCTGATGGCAGAAGCATGAAAGTCAATAAATCCAACAGTAGAGATGAAGGTAATTGA
- the thrS gene encoding threonine--tRNA ligase, producing the protein MSNTNYRPLWLKGGIAYAKALENSGYHPVEVGLGERDFYVDVQSNSSITMAEAEKVIEKVKYDNLNYNFKVNSEGISPSNENPSFFKVLNISVHHPNPTVQLVRIRGVAFTSEEQLKDYLSWLDKVSEIDHRILGEKLDLFSFHEESGPGLVLYHPKGQIIRNELMNFMREINASMGYSEVYTTHVYRSELWKISGHYELYKDKMLIFNHDEDELGLKPMNCPAHILIYKSRSRSYRELPIKLSEFGHVYRWENKGELYGLLRVRGFVQDDGHIFLMEEQLEDEVKLLVSKTLEVLSKFGFGKESVKIYLSTRPDESIGTDEQWEKATSSLENALKSLGQPYQVKEKEGAFYGPKLDFEIKDSLGRSWQLSTIQVDFNLPERFKLEYVDHNGEKRRPVMVHRAIFGSIDRFMAILLENFRGKMPTWISPTQVRVIPITSEVNDYARTVMTSFRERGIRVDLDDSPETLSKRIKEAYDEGIPYIVIVGKREATESKVTLRGRNNVEIRGLPLDLAVNQIKGEVERRDVNQTAIERLKK; encoded by the coding sequence ATGTCCAATACTAACTACAGGCCTCTTTGGTTAAAGGGAGGAATAGCTTACGCTAAAGCCCTTGAGAATTCGGGTTACCATCCAGTAGAGGTTGGACTCGGAGAGAGGGATTTTTACGTTGACGTTCAGTCTAACTCCTCAATAACTATGGCAGAGGCAGAGAAGGTTATAGAAAAGGTAAAGTATGATAACTTGAATTACAATTTCAAAGTAAATTCGGAGGGAATTTCACCATCTAATGAAAACCCGTCTTTTTTTAAGGTACTTAATATTTCAGTTCATCATCCTAATCCTACCGTACAGTTGGTTAGGATCAGAGGAGTTGCATTCACTTCTGAGGAGCAACTTAAGGACTATCTCTCTTGGTTAGATAAAGTATCTGAGATTGACCACAGAATACTTGGAGAGAAGCTAGACTTGTTTAGCTTCCATGAGGAATCAGGACCTGGTCTAGTGCTTTACCATCCCAAAGGACAAATAATAAGAAACGAACTTATGAACTTCATGAGGGAAATTAACGCTTCCATGGGATATAGTGAAGTTTATACTACTCACGTATACAGATCAGAGCTTTGGAAGATCAGCGGGCATTACGAGCTATATAAGGATAAAATGTTGATCTTCAATCATGATGAAGACGAACTTGGCTTAAAGCCTATGAACTGCCCTGCTCATATTTTGATATACAAAAGCAGGTCAAGGAGTTACAGAGAATTACCAATAAAACTCTCAGAGTTCGGCCACGTCTATAGGTGGGAAAATAAGGGAGAACTTTACGGATTACTGAGAGTAAGAGGGTTTGTCCAAGATGATGGACACATTTTCCTAATGGAAGAACAGCTAGAGGACGAGGTTAAACTTCTGGTTTCCAAAACTTTAGAGGTTCTATCAAAATTCGGATTCGGAAAGGAAAGCGTGAAGATATATCTCAGCACTCGTCCTGACGAAAGTATAGGTACGGATGAACAGTGGGAAAAGGCAACGTCGTCTCTAGAGAACGCTCTGAAGTCTCTCGGTCAGCCTTATCAAGTTAAGGAAAAGGAAGGAGCATTTTACGGACCCAAGCTGGACTTCGAAATAAAGGATAGTCTGGGCAGGTCTTGGCAACTTTCAACCATTCAGGTAGACTTCAACTTGCCAGAAAGGTTCAAGTTAGAATATGTAGATCATAACGGAGAGAAAAGGAGACCGGTCATGGTCCATAGGGCTATCTTTGGATCAATAGACAGGTTCATGGCAATTCTTCTAGAGAACTTCAGAGGTAAGATGCCTACTTGGATATCTCCAACTCAAGTTAGAGTGATTCCAATAACGTCGGAAGTAAACGATTACGCTAGGACTGTCATGACTTCGTTTAGGGAAAGGGGAATCCGCGTTGATTTAGATGACTCTCCGGAGACTTTATCAAAGAGAATAAAGGAGGCATACGACGAGGGAATACCTTATATTGTTATCGTAGGAAAGAGAGAAGCCACGGAGTCCAAGGTTACGTTGAGGGGAAGAAACAACGTAGAGATCAGAGGATTACCCTTAGACTTAGCTGTTAATCAAATAAAAGGTGAAGTTGAAAGAAGGGATGTTAACCAGACGGCAATAGAGAGACTAAAGAAATGA
- a CDS encoding glycosyltransferase translates to MLKLLIVASGGGHTGFARAIAEYLPFKADFVVPRGDSWSMEVLKDYASNVYEVMKGRGPKDGMFVLLRNSIKSFRDSFSLNKYDVVIATGSNHSLFVALSQKLKGSTIFSIESQDRIVTRGKAVSIMSKFSKNVFVHWKEQKSLYKNSYVVGPIVEKPKFSAKNEGYVLVTAGTMGFPRLFKEVSKLDKFNFIVQTGQVDPSTVKASKAFKFDSEMERLIAGASVVVTHQGKTAMESVVMYGKPTVIVYNSDWTKAATKEDTKLYAEILGAKFLDDPLTWKGGELEKALDNPNKPKNHEIGTPKLIDYILKYK, encoded by the coding sequence TTGTTGAAGCTTCTCATTGTGGCCAGCGGAGGAGGACATACAGGGTTTGCAAGAGCTATAGCTGAGTACTTACCATTCAAGGCCGACTTTGTTGTACCGAGGGGAGACTCTTGGTCCATGGAAGTTCTAAAAGACTATGCCTCTAACGTTTATGAGGTTATGAAGGGTAGAGGACCAAAGGACGGAATGTTTGTCCTTCTGAGGAACTCCATCAAGTCATTTAGGGATAGCTTTTCTTTGAATAAATACGATGTTGTAATAGCTACCGGCAGTAATCATTCCCTTTTCGTTGCATTATCGCAAAAACTGAAAGGTTCGACTATTTTCTCGATTGAGAGCCAGGACAGAATAGTAACGAGAGGTAAGGCTGTTTCGATTATGTCTAAATTTTCCAAGAACGTTTTTGTCCATTGGAAGGAGCAGAAGTCCTTATATAAGAACTCTTACGTTGTTGGTCCTATAGTAGAGAAACCTAAATTCTCTGCCAAAAATGAAGGTTACGTACTGGTTACCGCTGGTACAATGGGCTTTCCTAGGCTATTTAAAGAAGTATCTAAACTCGATAAATTCAATTTCATAGTACAAACTGGTCAAGTTGACCCTTCTACAGTTAAGGCTAGTAAAGCGTTTAAGTTCGATTCTGAAATGGAAAGGCTAATTGCAGGAGCTTCTGTTGTAGTTACGCATCAAGGTAAAACAGCTATGGAGTCGGTGGTCATGTATGGGAAGCCTACAGTAATAGTTTATAACTCTGACTGGACTAAAGCTGCAACTAAGGAGGATACGAAGCTCTATGCTGAGATCCTGGGAGCAAAGTTCTTGGATGATCCTTTAACGTGGAAAGGAGGAGAGTTGGAGAAGGCTCTAGATAATCCTAATAAGCCCAAAAATCATGAAATTGGAACCCCAAAGCTAATTGATTACATTTTGAAATATAAATAA
- a CDS encoding endonuclease III domain-containing protein has protein sequence MDQEKINQTIKKVLDIFKENMDLIKDKGWIVSEPESPRWWGGLQSGEEIIISSILVQMTRWETVAKVISEMRENGLTNFGKLSSLSEEEIYLLIRRVNFSRTKAKRLKVIADKASSYASIQDFIDDLKGVQGIGQETYYSLLLFVGNRIYFPPSEYGSRVLSRVTSMRIPKLKVKEVVESSLPKDLFTYKLFHAGLVTVGRVSCFKQPKCEKCILKMICNLNKNNETLRI, from the coding sequence GTGGATCAAGAAAAGATAAACCAAACTATAAAGAAAGTTCTGGACATTTTCAAGGAAAACATGGATTTGATTAAGGATAAAGGGTGGATAGTTTCTGAACCGGAGTCCCCAAGATGGTGGGGTGGGCTACAGTCAGGAGAGGAGATCATAATTTCTTCCATTTTGGTTCAGATGACAAGATGGGAGACCGTAGCAAAGGTAATTTCGGAAATGAGGGAAAATGGCTTAACAAACTTCGGTAAGCTTAGCTCTCTCAGCGAAGAAGAAATATATTTGTTGATAAGGAGGGTAAACTTCAGTAGGACCAAGGCAAAGAGGCTAAAGGTAATAGCAGATAAGGCTTCATCTTACGCTTCAATACAAGACTTCATTGATGACCTTAAGGGCGTTCAAGGAATAGGTCAGGAGACGTACTACTCGCTTCTCCTCTTTGTGGGAAACAGAATTTACTTCCCACCGTCAGAGTACGGAAGCAGGGTATTAAGCAGGGTTACCTCAATGAGAATACCAAAGTTAAAGGTAAAGGAAGTTGTGGAATCCTCCTTGCCCAAGGATCTCTTCACCTATAAGCTATTTCATGCTGGGTTAGTGACAGTGGGAAGAGTTTCTTGCTTTAAACAACCTAAATGTGAAAAGTGTATACTTAAAATGATTTGTAACCTAAATAAGAATAATGAAACTTTACGAATATGA
- a CDS encoding succinate--CoA ligase subunit beta: MKLYEYEGKILFRKVGIETPKAKLVPPIENLPSGKLVVKAQILEGGRGKRGLVKVTENPVETIKEMEAKYGIESFLVEEFIPHEREYYLSCLIDRDTQEPMFAIGKGGINVEEEGGIITKVVPTERGVKFFDAIEVSKLISAKPSSIYSVLKGLYDLVVDYGAELAEINPLAITNEKAIALDSKVIIEDNSLIRVGDTLKSLGIHVSKPSAYVELDGDVGIIGNGAGLTMATMDMVKLAGGSPADFLDVGGGADRTHVRESMLTVLRNPKVKKVIANIYGGITRCDEVAYGIVDALKEVNKPVFIRLSGTNEEEGERILRNNGVKVYKNVMEMVGDAIRS, translated from the coding sequence ATGAAACTTTACGAATATGAAGGAAAAATCCTGTTCAGGAAGGTAGGAATAGAGACTCCAAAGGCCAAGCTAGTACCTCCAATAGAGAATCTTCCTTCAGGAAAGTTGGTTGTTAAGGCACAGATCTTGGAAGGTGGGAGAGGGAAGCGCGGCCTCGTAAAGGTAACTGAGAATCCTGTTGAGACTATAAAGGAAATGGAAGCTAAATACGGGATTGAAAGCTTCCTAGTGGAAGAGTTCATCCCTCATGAAAGGGAATATTATCTGTCTTGTCTTATTGATAGAGACACTCAAGAGCCAATGTTTGCTATAGGCAAGGGAGGCATCAATGTAGAAGAAGAAGGAGGAATAATTACTAAGGTTGTACCTACAGAGAGGGGAGTGAAGTTCTTCGATGCAATAGAGGTCTCTAAACTAATATCAGCCAAACCTTCCTCCATCTATTCCGTCCTGAAAGGTCTATACGATCTAGTAGTAGATTACGGAGCTGAGCTGGCTGAAATTAATCCTCTGGCGATAACCAATGAAAAGGCAATAGCCTTAGATTCTAAGGTGATAATCGAAGATAACTCGTTAATAAGAGTGGGCGATACTCTAAAATCCTTGGGGATTCATGTAAGCAAGCCCTCAGCCTACGTGGAGCTTGACGGAGATGTTGGAATAATAGGAAATGGAGCTGGGCTTACAATGGCGACGATGGACATGGTTAAACTGGCTGGCGGTTCTCCAGCAGATTTCCTTGACGTTGGGGGTGGTGCTGACAGGACTCACGTTAGAGAATCAATGCTCACGGTTTTAAGGAACCCAAAGGTCAAGAAGGTTATAGCAAACATTTACGGGGGAATAACTAGATGTGACGAGGTTGCATATGGGATAGTTGATGCATTAAAGGAGGTAAATAAACCGGTTTTCATAAGGCTTTCAGGTACCAATGAGGAAGAGGGAGAAAGAATACTGCGCAATAACGGGGTTAAGGTTTACAAGAACGTTATGGAAATGGTAGGTGATGCGATACGTTCATAG
- the sucD gene encoding succinate--CoA ligase subunit alpha, protein MDKNTRVLVQGITGREGSFHTKLMKSYGTKIVAGTSPGKGGSSVNEVPVYDTVKEAMKEHEIDASIIFVPASNAADAIIEAADSEIKLIVVITEHIPVVETLRAIKYAKSNSSTVIGPNSPGLIAPAETMLGIMPSMAFSKGKIGIISRSGTLTYEVAEIVKSVGQSLVVGIGGDPIIGTSILEMAKMMDDDPSTEEIIVIGEIGGTMEERLASSISKGEVKKKVIAYMAGMTAPREKRMGHAGAVVYMGMGTFESKINAFKRAGVKVAKTPYEIKSLL, encoded by the coding sequence ATAGACAAAAACACGAGAGTTTTGGTTCAAGGTATTACAGGAAGGGAAGGCTCATTTCACACTAAGCTCATGAAATCTTATGGAACTAAAATAGTTGCAGGTACTTCTCCTGGAAAGGGAGGAAGCTCAGTAAATGAAGTTCCAGTTTACGATACTGTAAAGGAGGCAATGAAGGAACATGAAATTGACGCATCCATAATTTTCGTTCCAGCTTCAAACGCTGCAGATGCGATAATTGAAGCTGCAGATTCTGAAATTAAACTGATAGTTGTCATAACGGAACATATTCCAGTCGTTGAAACTCTTAGGGCAATAAAGTACGCCAAGTCCAATTCTTCAACTGTAATAGGTCCCAATTCCCCCGGACTTATAGCCCCAGCTGAAACAATGCTGGGTATAATGCCAAGTATGGCTTTCAGCAAAGGGAAAATTGGCATAATCTCAAGATCGGGTACATTAACATATGAAGTTGCAGAGATAGTGAAATCTGTCGGTCAATCTTTAGTAGTTGGTATAGGAGGAGATCCTATAATAGGAACTAGCATATTAGAGATGGCTAAAATGATGGATGATGATCCTTCAACGGAGGAAATTATCGTTATAGGAGAGATAGGAGGTACCATGGAGGAAAGACTCGCTAGTTCAATATCAAAGGGAGAAGTAAAGAAGAAAGTGATAGCTTACATGGCCGGTATGACAGCTCCTCGGGAGAAGAGAATGGGACATGCCGGGGCCGTAGTTTATATGGGCATGGGTACCTTTGAAAGCAAGATTAATGCGTTTAAGAGGGCAGGAGTGAAAGTAGCGAAAACTCCCTACGAGATTAAATCCTTATTATAA